From the genome of Arvicola amphibius chromosome 9, mArvAmp1.2, whole genome shotgun sequence, one region includes:
- the Pabpc1 gene encoding polyadenylate-binding protein 1, producing MNPSAPSYPMASLYVGDLHPDVTEAMLYEKFSPAGPILSIRVCRDMITRRSLGYAYVNFQQPADAERALDTMNFDVIKGKPVRIMWSQRDPSLRKSGVGNIFIKNLDKSIDNKALYDTFSAFGNILSCKVVCDENGSKGYGFVHFETQEAAERAIEKMNGMLLNDRKVFVGRFKSRKEREAELGARAKEFTNVYIKNFGEDMDDERLKDLFGKFGPALSVKVMTDESGKSKGFGFVSFERHEDAQKAVDEMNGKELNGKQIYVGRAQKKVERQTELKRKFEQMKQDRITRYQGVNLYVKNLDDGIDDERLRKEFSPFGTITSAKVMMEGGRSKGFGFVCFSSPEEATKAVTEMNGRIVATKPLYVALAQRKEERQAHLTNQYMQRMASVRAVPNPVMNPYQPAPPSGYFMAAIPQTQNRAAYYPPSQIAQLRPSPRWTAQGARPHPFQNMPGAIRPAAPRPPFSTMRPASSQVPRVMSTQRVANTSTQTMGPRPAAAAAAATPAVRTVPQYKYAAGVRNPQQHLNAQPQVTMQQPAVHVQGQEPLTASMLASAPPQEQKQMLGERLFPLIQAMHPTLAGKITGMLLEIDNSELLHMLESPESLRSKVDEAVAVLQAHQAKEAAQKAVNSATGVPAV from the exons CGGAGCGTGCTTTGGACACCATGAATTTTGATGTTATAAAGGGCAAGCCAGTACGCATCATGTGGTCTCAGCGTGATCCATCACTTCGCAAAAGTGGAGTAGGCaacatattcattaaaaatttggACAAATCCATTGACAATAAAGCATTGTATGATACATTTTCTGCATTTGGTAACATCCTTTCATGTAAG GTGGTCTGTGATGAAAATGGCTCCAAAGGCTATGGGTTTGTGCATTTTGAAACACAGGAAGCAGCTGAAAGAGCTATTGAGAAAATGAATGGGATGCTTCTAAATGACCGTAAAGT GTTTGTTGGACGATTTAAATCACGGAAGGAACGAGAAGCAGAACTTGGAGCGAGGGCAAAGGAGTTCACCAACGTTTACATCAAGAACTTTGGGGAAGACATGGATGATGAGCGCCTCAAGGATCTCTTTGGCAAGTTTG GGCCTGCCTTAAGTGTGAAAGTAATGACTGATGAAAGCGGAAAGTCCAAAGGGTTTGGATTCGTCAGCTTTGAAAGACATGAAGATGCACAGAAA GCTGTGGATGAGATGAATGGAAAGGAGCTCAATGGAAAACAGATTTATGTTGGTCGAGCTCAGAAAAAAGTGGAGCGGCAGACGGAACTTAAGCGCAAATTTGAGCAGATGAAGCAAGACAGGATCACCAGATACCAG GGTGTTAACCTTTATGTGAAAAACCTTGATGATGGTATTGATGATGAGCGTCTCCGGAAAGAGTTCTCTCCGTTTGGTACCATCACCAGTGCAAAG gtTATGATGGAGGGTGGTCGCAGCAAAGGGTTTGGTTTTGTATGTTTCTCTTCCCCTGAAGAAGCCACTAAAGCAGTTACGGAAATGAATGGCAGAATTGTGGCCACGAAGCCACTGTATGTAGCTTTAGCTCAGCGCAAAGAAGAGCGCCAGGCTCACCTCACTAACCAGTACATGCAGAGAATGGCGAGTGTGAGAGCTGTGCCCAACCCCGTGATGAACCCCTACCAGCCAGCACCTCCTTCAGGTTACTTCATGGCAGCTATCCCACAG ACTCAGAACCGTGCTGCATACTATCCTCCTAGCCAAATTGCTCAACTAAGACCAAGTCCTCGCTGGACTGCTCAGGGTGCCAGACCTCATC CATTCCAGAACATGCCCGGTGCTATCCGCCCAGCTGCTCCTAGACCACCATTTAGTACTATGAGACCAGCTTCCTCACAGGTTCCACGAGTCATGTCAACACAGCGTGTTG ctAACACTTCAACACAGACCATGGGTCCACgtcctgcagctgctgctgctgcagccactccTGCTGTCCGCACCGTTCCCCAGTATAAATACGCTGCGGGAGTCCGCAATCCCCAGCAACATCTTAATGCACAGCCACAAGTTACCATGCAACAG CCTGCTGTTCATGTGCAAGGTCAAGAACCTCTAACTGCTTCCATGTTGGCATCTGCCCCTCCTCAAGAGCAAAAGCAAATGTTGG GTGAACGGCTGTTTCCTCTTATTCAAGCCATGCACCCTACTCTTGCTGGTAAAATCACTGGCATGCTTTTGGAGATTGATAACTCGGAATTACTTCACATGCTTGAGTCTCCAGAGTCTCTCCGCTCAAAG GTTGATGAAGCTGTGGCTGTACTACAAGCCCACCAAGCAAAAGAGGCTGCCCAGAAGGCAGTGAACAGTGCCACCGGTGTCCCAGCCGTTTGA